In Xiphophorus couchianus chromosome 8, X_couchianus-1.0, whole genome shotgun sequence, the following proteins share a genomic window:
- the anxa4 gene encoding annexin A4 isoform X2, whose product MCRVCPGTSMPSYRCLLPHIRSLCRPPDQIHHHSKMAAIGNRGTVTEAAGFDAAADAEKLRGAMKGTGTDEAAIINVVAHRTIAQRQRIKEAYKQTVGKDLADDLSSELSGNFRSVVLGLLMLAPVYDAYELRNAMKGAGTEEACLIDILASRSNNEIKTINEVYKREYGKTLEDAVSGDTSGMFKRVLVSLLTSGRDESDKVDDAQAVQDAKDIYEAGEARWGTDEVKFLTVLCVRNRNHLLKVFQEYQKISGKDIEKSIQSEMSGSLEDVFLAIVKCIKSKPAFFAERLYKSMKGLGTTDSVLIRIMVSRAEIDMLDIKSQFQKIYGKSLHSFIKGDTSGDYRKILLELCGGE is encoded by the exons ctCTGCAGACCTCCAGACCAGATACACCATCATTCAAAAATGGCAGCA ATTGGAAACCGTGGAACTGTGACCGAGGCGGCTGGTTTTGATGCTGCAGCTGATGCCGAGAAGCTGAGAGGAGCCATGAAGGGAACTG GGACGGATGAGGCGGCCATCATCAACGTCGTGGCGCACCGTACGATTGCCCAGAGACAGCGCATCAAGGAGGCCTACAAACAAACTGTGGGGAAG GACCTGGCTGATGATCTGTCTTCAGAGCTGAGCGGGAACTTCAGGAGCGTTGTTCTGGGTCTGCTGATGTTAGCGCCCGTCTACGATGCCTATGAGCTGAGAAATGCGATGAAG gGAGCTGGAACAGAGGAGGCCTGCCTCATTGATATTCTGGCTTCAAGAAGcaataatgaaattaaaaccaTCAACGAGGTCTATAAGAGAG AATATGGGAAGACCCTGGAGGATGCTGTGTCTGGGGATACCTCTGGGATGTTTAAAAGAGTTTTGGTCTCTTTGCTCACG TCTGGACGAGATGAAAGCGATAAAGTGGACGACGCCCAGGCTGTTCAGGATGCGAAG GACATCTATGAGGCTGGAGAGGCTCGTTGGGGCACAGATGAGGTGAAATTCCTCACAGTGCTGTGCGTTAGGAACAGAAACCATCTGCTGAAAG TGTTTCAGGAATACCAGAAGATTTCTGGGAAGGACATTGAGAAGAGCATCCAGAGTGAGATGTCTGGCTCCTTGGAAGACGTCTTTCTTGCCATAG TGAAATGCATTAAGAGTAAACCAGCATTTTTTGCTGAACGGCTATACAAGTCAATGAAG GGTCTGGGCACCACAGACAGCGTCCTCATCAGAATAATGGTCTCCAGGGCTGAAATTGACATGTTGGACATTAAGAGTCAGTTCCAGAAGATATATGGAAAGTCTCTACACTCCTTCATCAAG GGAGACACATCGGGCGACTACCGTAAAATCCTGCTGGAGCTGTGTGGAGGCGAATAG
- the anxa4 gene encoding annexin A4 isoform X1 has translation MALEVGGPWTELQLKATVCCCCLSTFLLSFRTKALLDQLCRPPDQIHHHSKMAAIGNRGTVTEAAGFDAAADAEKLRGAMKGTGTDEAAIINVVAHRTIAQRQRIKEAYKQTVGKDLADDLSSELSGNFRSVVLGLLMLAPVYDAYELRNAMKGAGTEEACLIDILASRSNNEIKTINEVYKREYGKTLEDAVSGDTSGMFKRVLVSLLTSGRDESDKVDDAQAVQDAKDIYEAGEARWGTDEVKFLTVLCVRNRNHLLKVFQEYQKISGKDIEKSIQSEMSGSLEDVFLAIVKCIKSKPAFFAERLYKSMKGLGTTDSVLIRIMVSRAEIDMLDIKSQFQKIYGKSLHSFIKGDTSGDYRKILLELCGGE, from the exons ctCTGCAGACCTCCAGACCAGATACACCATCATTCAAAAATGGCAGCA ATTGGAAACCGTGGAACTGTGACCGAGGCGGCTGGTTTTGATGCTGCAGCTGATGCCGAGAAGCTGAGAGGAGCCATGAAGGGAACTG GGACGGATGAGGCGGCCATCATCAACGTCGTGGCGCACCGTACGATTGCCCAGAGACAGCGCATCAAGGAGGCCTACAAACAAACTGTGGGGAAG GACCTGGCTGATGATCTGTCTTCAGAGCTGAGCGGGAACTTCAGGAGCGTTGTTCTGGGTCTGCTGATGTTAGCGCCCGTCTACGATGCCTATGAGCTGAGAAATGCGATGAAG gGAGCTGGAACAGAGGAGGCCTGCCTCATTGATATTCTGGCTTCAAGAAGcaataatgaaattaaaaccaTCAACGAGGTCTATAAGAGAG AATATGGGAAGACCCTGGAGGATGCTGTGTCTGGGGATACCTCTGGGATGTTTAAAAGAGTTTTGGTCTCTTTGCTCACG TCTGGACGAGATGAAAGCGATAAAGTGGACGACGCCCAGGCTGTTCAGGATGCGAAG GACATCTATGAGGCTGGAGAGGCTCGTTGGGGCACAGATGAGGTGAAATTCCTCACAGTGCTGTGCGTTAGGAACAGAAACCATCTGCTGAAAG TGTTTCAGGAATACCAGAAGATTTCTGGGAAGGACATTGAGAAGAGCATCCAGAGTGAGATGTCTGGCTCCTTGGAAGACGTCTTTCTTGCCATAG TGAAATGCATTAAGAGTAAACCAGCATTTTTTGCTGAACGGCTATACAAGTCAATGAAG GGTCTGGGCACCACAGACAGCGTCCTCATCAGAATAATGGTCTCCAGGGCTGAAATTGACATGTTGGACATTAAGAGTCAGTTCCAGAAGATATATGGAAAGTCTCTACACTCCTTCATCAAG GGAGACACATCGGGCGACTACCGTAAAATCCTGCTGGAGCTGTGTGGAGGCGAATAG